From the Candidatus Hinthialibacter antarcticus genome, the window GGGCTTTCAAGCCCTTATGCACAGGCGCTCCCAGAGTTCCACCCATACCTGATTGGTTTGTCAATTTGTGAAATGCCGGAGCCCGTTTCTGAATCCCAAAAATGGCCATCCATCAAGGTAGGTACTCACTTACCGGATGAACCAAAAAAGACGCGAATGGTTCGCGCCCTTATTGTAAACGAAATATGCGTTCAAATCACCTCGGGGTTGGATTACGCTTGTCTCCGTCGCGGCTTACTGCCGCTGACTACGAAAGCCGCTTCACCCAATCCCCTGCGGCGCTTTTTAAGATAAACAATATCGCTATCTATCACGGCCGCCGAATAAAAATATTCCAATCGGCTATTCCGTCACTCGCGGAACGCGGAAATAGCGTTCTTCTTTTTCCGCCGCATTTTTCAACGACTCATCAATCTCTAGCCCCGGTTCGATAACGTCATCGCGCATTATGTTTTGCATGGGGACAGCGTGCGAAGTCGCCTCGACGCCGGTGACGTCGAGTTCGTTTAATTTTTCGACATAGTCGAGAACTTCGCCAATATGCTGGGTATACAATTCGGCTTCATCATCCGTTAGTTCTAAGCGGCTTAGAAGCGCGATGTGTTTTAATTCGTCGCTTGAAATACTCATGGTTCAATCCTTAATGTTCTCATTAAAAAAAACGCATACCATTCTCTCGCCCAATATCTCGGGGTTGGCTTACGCTTGTCTCCGTCGCGGTTTTTTGCCGCTTACTACGAAAGCCGCTTCACCCAATCCCCTGCGATATTTTTGCACAGTCAATACAACAACCTTCTTTATTGACTCAGTGAATAGAATAGACGGATCAAGGATTTGAGGGAATCCAAACGGGAAAAACCGACCGCTTCACGTCTATCACGCATCCGCCGTGGGAGGCAATTGCGGTTTTTTCTGCTCTTCAGTCTCCGTCGGTTTCTTGGCGTCTCCCGATGCGTTGGGCACCAATAGAATTGGATCGTTCGACGACTCGCGCGGGATAATTTTATGAATGAGGATGTTCACGTCTTTTACGTTAGAGATTCCCAGGGTTTCGCTCAGATCGCGGTTTAACCGTTGTTGAAATTCACGCATGAAATCAGGAATATTTTTATTCAATTCTAAAACCAGTTTAAGATCGACTTGCAGGCTGCCGTCAATCATTTCCGCTTGCACTTGCAGTTCACGGATGCCTTCGATGGTGCGGCTTTTTCGTTTGATAAAATCTTCGATGGCGTCGATCGAGATGCCAATCGGCCCCGATTCTTGCGACAAGATTATGTGCTGACGCAGGCGCGGCTCAAAGCCAATGGCTGCGCTGAACAGGTAGAAGCCCAAAGCGAAAAACGAAAAACTAACAAACAATCCCAGCGCAACGCCCCAGCCATTGCCTAAGGAATTCACGATGCCAATCGACAGCATGAGTAAAAATTCCGGGTCCCATGCGGTCAGAAACAGTCCCAGCGCAGCCATGAAAAAAAACACAACGGCCGCTGTGGAATAAACAAACGATTTCATAATTTCGTCCCGATTTTACTGGTTTACCGCATCGGCGCCGACGGTTTCATGTTCAATCAGCAGCGGCTCGCCTAGTTCTTTGCGTTCAAAGACAGATTCAACATTGACGGCGACGTGCTTTGCTTTGAGTCCAGCGCCAAGGTGGATGGCGCGCGAAATGCGGCCTTGCAGTTCACGCGCTTCTTTGATGATGCGCGCACCGAATTCAACGGAGAGCGTCAGGGTGATTTCAACATTGCCTTCAACGAAATTGATGCGGATGCTCTTTTCCAAGGCTTTACGGCTGACGTCTTCGCCGGGTTTTGTCCCAGGGAAAAGAAAAATAGGCGTTTTTTCCACTTCGCGGATGACAAAGCGGCGGACGACAGTTGGCGAGATTTGGACCCGCCCAAGTTCTGTATCAAAAAAGCCAATCATGCTACGCCTCAATCAATTTTTGACAGACTAATGTTTCAGTAAATAGTATATCTCAAGTAAGCCATCATAACAGTCTTAAAACGGAATCCATTCAGTTGTCAGACGTTGCGTCATCGTCTTCAACACGAAACGGATTCACAAGAAGAAACAACGAGAGACACAGCAACCCATACAACTTCGGCGCGGCAAAAAAGACGCCCCAGCCGACAGAGCGCGACTCCAGCCAATAGTTATAAGGGACCATACACAACCAGACCGCAATCGCTAAAAGCCAAATCAAACGCGCGCGGCCTGCAAATACGATGCGGAGCGCCAGCGCAAAAGCCAGCATGGCTTGCACCAAATAATGGTCCCACATCAGGCTTGGCAACAGCAGCATCGCGACGCCCCAAAGAGAGAATTCCCACAATTGGGTCTCGTCTCGCCGAGGCCGCGTGACCATAATTAAGGCCGATACAATCAACAGCGCCGTCAGGTACGACATGGTTTTCGCCAAGGCGGGCGCATCCATAATACCGATGGATTTATTGCTTTGCGTGAGAAAACGATACCACACCGCAGAGGGCGCTTGGTTATGAGGCTCGATATGGAACTGTGCGCCCTGCCCCACATTGGCCCACGTCGATGAGCCGTAACTCATCTGCCGGGTTTCGTGGATAAATTCGGCGTGGACTTCCCAGCCCAACATCGCAATCGAAACAACCACGCTGGCGCTAACCAAAATCATCCCCGCGATAAAGCCCTTCCACTTCCTCTTATATAATAAAAAGAGCAGCAAAAAAGCAGGCGAAACCTTAATCGCAGCGCCTAATCCCAACCAGAATCCCGCTTGGATTTCTTTATTGCGATGCAGCGCATAGGCAGAGGCCGACAGGCATAACAGCAGATAGGTGTTCATCTGCCCCGCCCAAAACGAGCGCTGTAATGGGAAAAACGCTGCGGAAAAGATCAGCAGCAGCCCCCACCAGATGGTTTCCGGTTCGGGGTCTTTGCGAAAACATCGAACCAGCAAAGCAAGCGATGCGAGATAGGCGACGTGGCTGAATAGGTTGAACAGATACCACGCTGCGTCATAGGGCAAAAACGTCATAGGCGCCAACGTCAGCGCAAAAAACGGCGGGTATACAAATGGATTGATCGCGACCGGGGTGTTGGGGTCGTCGCTCAATAGGAGGTTCGCGGAACGAAACATCATTTCAGAGTCATACATATCGCCGCCGTGCCAGGCGAGGTAGCCCGCGATATAGAGATGTTTAAAATCGTTGCGCGATTCGACAAAGACGGTGTTGATCATTTGGTGCTGCACATAGGCGGCAAAACCAATGATGCACAACAACCATCCCAGCGAACGTAAGCCAAAGCGGTTCATTCGTCTTTCCACAATCCAATAGAGGTCAACGCCATATCATGCAATCATTTTGGTTATGCCAAAGGGGCGCCGCATTTACAAGGGCAAGCGCAACCGATAGGATAATTTCAGAAAAAAGAAAAACGAAGAACACAAGTAAACAGGTCTCAATGAAACGCTACGAACTCAGATTGATTGACATGCTGCAAAACCAGATCACCGCGCGGGGCATGACCACGCCCGCTATTCTGGAAGCGATGCAGCGCGCGCCCCGACATTTATTTGTGCCGGACGAACTGCGCCATGCGGCCTATGAAGACCATCCGCTCAATCTGCCCGCCGACCGCTCCACCATTTCTCAACCCTACATGGTCGCGTATATGGCCGATGCGCTCGCGTGTGAGCCACAACACCGCGTGCTCGAAATTGGCGCGGGGTCGGGGTATCAGGCGGCGGTGTTGTCCTATTTATGCGCCCAGGTCTATACCGTTGAACGCTATGAAAACCTGGTGCAAAACGCCATCCAGTCGATCCAATCGGTTCAGCGCGATAATGTCAATTTCAAAATAGGCGATGGGCTGCAAGGTTGGCCGGAACACGCGCCATTTGACCGCATCATCGTCACCGCCGCCGCAAAAAAACCGCCGCGCGCGCTCGCCGAACAATTAACGATGGGCGGCTTGATGTTGATCCCGCTGGGCGACTCGCAAATTCAAACCCTCACCCGCATTCAACGGACAGAGGACGGTTATAAAGCCGAAGCCTTGATCCCCTGCGTGTTTGTGCCGCTGGTTTCTGACCAAGGCGACCTGACCGAAATTGAAAATCATGACTGGATAGAGATTGTCGAATGACTATGCCAATATCGCCGACCCAACTCCTCTTTCTTCGCAGTATCATCGACAACGCCATTGCTCAGCAAAGCGGCCCCTTATCAATTTTCGTTAACAAATATAACCAATCGCTAATTGCATTGTTTGAATCAGAATCTCCTGACCAAGATTTTCATTGCTCGTTGCCTGATGGAAATTCTGAATTTATTCCGAGAGAAATTACCACTGACATTTTATTTGATCTCAGCGACAATGCTTCGTTTATTTCTTTAGATGATGGAAGCAAGGTCGTTCGTCTTACGCTAGAAAACAACAAAGTCAGCCGCGAAACGCTCGAATCAAATACGCAGCCGCTCAACACCGCGCGCTGGGCGGTGGGAAAATCAACTCACCTCGACCCCAACCAAGCGGCGCCGCTGTTGAAAACCATCGGCCTGATGACGCCCGACGGCGACGTGAAAGCGCCAATGCGCAAAAAATTCAAACAGGTTAATCATTTTATAGAACTCATGGCGCCCTTGCTTGAGAAGCCCGCTTCGGGAGGCGCTTACCACATCGTCGATTGCGGTTGTGGAAAATCGTACTTGGGATTTGCCCTGGTTTGGTATATCCGCAATGTGTTGAAACGCAAGGCGGCGTTTTTGGGCATCGACATATCAGACAACGTCATTCAACAGTGCCGCAGCCGCGCCCAAACGCTGGGCCTCAACGAAATGCGCTTTCAATGCGCTTCCATGCGCGAAGCCGATTGGCCTAAACAGGTTGATCTGCTCACCAGCCTGCACGCCTGCGACACCGCCACCGACGAAGCCCTCGCTTGCGGCGCCGCGCGTCATGCGAAACGGCTGGTCGCCGTGCCATGCTGTCAACATGAGTTAGCGGAGCAAATTGAATCGGCGCCCCACTACCCCATCACCCGGCATGGATTGTTCAAACAGCGCTTTGCAGACATGTTGACTGATATGTCGCGGTCGTTATTTTTAGAGTCGCGCGGCTATCGGGTTACGGTTGGTGAATTTGTTTCTGTCGAAGAATCCCCGAAAAATTTGATGTTGCGCGCTGAGAAAAAAAGCGACTCGTCCTCCCAGCGCGAAAGCGAGTATGATTCATTTAAATCATTTTATGGCATACGGCCGTCAATTGATTCGTTGTATCTGGAACAGAAATTTGCATTGCATTAACCGCACGAGGCGAAACAGTAACCGATGACGAAACCTTCTGAAACGCAACGGCAATGGCTGCACATCGCGGCGTGTTCATTCGCTTTGTTGTTGCCCTGGCTCAACGCCTCCGGGGCGTTTGCGTTAGCGGTCACCGCGTTTATTCACAACATTCTTCTGTTGCCGCGTTACGCGCCGTCGCTGTTTCACCGCAACGAGAGGCTCACGCAAGGCATCGGCGCCTACCCGTTGATGGTAGCATTGTTGATTTTGATTTTCCCCGACCGCTTGCACATCGTAGGCTGCGTGTGGGGAATCCTCGCCTTCGGCGATGGTTTTTCTAACCTGGTCGGTCGCAATCTCCCTCTCGTTTCCTTGCCCTGGAACCCCGAGAAAAGCCTGGGTGGGATGTTGGCGTTTACTCTCATGGGAACGCTTGCCGGTTTTTTTTTCTTATGGTGGATCGGCCCGGCTTCCACGATAGAACATCTGTTGATCATCGCGTTTATCGCAGCGTTATTTTCTTCGCTGTTTGAAAGCGTACCTACGCCGTGGGACGATAACATCACCGTCACCGTCGTCGCCGCAGTTTTGACCGCGCTGTGTTGGCCGCTGAATTTTTCGCTCTATTCAGACCCAACCACTTTGATGTGGTTGGGAACAGCCATCGCATTGAACATCATCATCGCCGTCATCGCCAAAATGATGAACTGGGTGTCAGGCGGCGGCGCCATCGGCGGTTTGATTATTGGAACGCTGGTTCTGGTCATGGGCGGGATCGACTTTTTTCTGCTGCTAATTTCCTTCTTTCTTCTCGCGACGCTGGCGACGCGCATCGGCTTCCATGAAAAAGCCCTGATGGGCGGGGCGCAAGAAAACCAGGGCAGACGCGGCGCCAAACACGCCGCCGCCAATTGCGCGGTTCCCTTACTCGCGGCTGTTTTATTTGGATGGTTCGACGGCGCCGACGCCTGGTTGGCCATATTTTACTGCGGAGCGGTCGCCACAGCGCTGAGCGATACCGTCTCCAGCGAACTCGGTCAGTTATTTGGTCGCAATCCCTTCATGCCGGGTTCATTTCAATTGGCGACGCCCGGCACGCCTGGCGCGATCTCCATCGAAGGCACCCTGTGGGGAATGGGCGCGGCGGCGCTGTTCGCGGGGCTGGCCTGCATTACCCAAACCGTTTCGCTCAACGCGCTTCCGGCTGTCATGATGGGCGCGTGGATCGGCTTCTTTTCCGAGTCGTACATTACCGCAAAATGGAAAGAAGAAGGCATTGACGTTAGCAACGAATGGATGAATACGCTCAACACCATCATCGGCGGCAGCGTCGCCGTCGCCATTGTGTTTCTGACTCAAACATGAACCAAATCGAACAAGCGCGTGAAGCGCTTCGCAACGCCCATCGCGTTTTCGTCATCACCGGCGCGGGCGTGTCAGCAGAAAGCGGCGTCCCGACCTTTCGCGGCGTCGGCGGCGTCTGGAAAAACATCGACCCTTACAAGGTCGCAACGCCGGAGGCCTTCGCCGAAGACCCGGCCTTTGTTTGGCAATGGTATGACGACCGCCGCCAAAACCTACTCAACCTCAAGCCCAACCCCGCCCACGTTGCGCTCGCTCAATTGGAATCGCAAGTCGACGACTTCTTTCTTCTCACCCAAAATGTTGACGACCTTCACGAACAGGCGGGGTCAAAATCCATCGCCCACATCCACGGCTCAATCTGGGAGGTGCGCTGCACTCGCGAAGAGACCGTCCAGACAGACCGCCGGGCGCCGCTGCCGGAACTACCGCCCCGGTGCGTAACTTGCGGCGCACTGCTTCGCCCCAACGTCGTCTGGTTCGGCGAAACCATCAACCTGGATGCGGTCAATCAAGCGGAATCATTTCTGCTCACTGGAGACATCGACGCTGTGATTGTCGTTGGAACAGAAGCGCTGTTCCCCTATATCATCCATTGGGCGCAATCCGCCCGCAGCGAACGCGGCCCATTGATTGAAATTAATATCGGTGAAACCATCCTCTCCCCCTACGCGGACATTCGGCTCGATGGCGAGGCCGGAAAAATCCTTCCGAATCTTGTTTAATCCCCTTCTTGCACGATACATGCTGCTATAATTGAGTGTTCCATTTAATCGAATCAATGAGGGACTATGAAAAAGAAACCTGCATCCAGCACAAAGAAGACCGACAAATCCATTCAACTGTCTGAAAGCACTCCAAAACTCATTGTCCGTAACGCAACCCTTAAAGACGTCGCTGGCATCTTTAAACTCACCATGAAAGTCTATTCCGGCGACATGTCGATGACGCAAGACATGATTCGCGGTCAGATCAATAATTTTGCCGAAGGCCAATTCGTCGCGGTCTATGAAGATATCGTTGTCGGCTATTGCGCAACATTTCGCATCAGCGGAAAAATTGCGCTTAAACCTCACACTTGGTCAGAAATCACCGGCGGCGGCTTCGCCTCTCGGCATGATCCACTCGGCGACTATCTATATGGAATGGAAGTCTGCGTTGACCAAGATTACCGAGGCTTGCGCATCGGGCAGCGGCTCTATAACGAACGAAAAAAAATGTGCATCTACCTGCACTTGAACGGCATCGTATTTGGAGGCCGCATCCCCGGTTATCTAAAAAAACGAAAACAATTCAAAACGCCCGAAGAATATCTGGAAGCGGTGCAAGCCAAAGAAGTCCGTGATCTGGTATTAAATTTTCAGCTCCGCAACGGGTTTGAGATTCTCGGCGTGTTGAGAAACTACTTGTCCGTCGATCTTGAATCGCACGGTTACGCCGCTCATCTCATCTGGCGCAACCCGCAAATCGACCACGAGGCCAAAACGCCCAAATCATCTACCGTGTTGAAATATACCCAAAAGGTGCGGGTCGCTTGTGTTCAATACCAGATGCGCCGGGTGAAGTCGTTTGAGGAGTTTAAAAGTTTCGTTGAATATTTTGTGGATGTCGTGGCGGATTATAAATGTGATTTTGTCTTGTTTCCTGAGATGTTTACTTTGCAGTTGTTGTCTCTGGCCGAGCGCCAACTGACGCCGCTTGAATCGATTGAAGCGATGACCAGTTACACCAATCCGTTTAAAGAGTTTATGAATGACCTGGCGGTGAAATACAACATCAACATCATCGGCGGGTCTCACCCCACTATGACCGAAGAAGAAGAAGTACAAAACGTGTCATACGTTTTCCTGCGCGACGGCTCGATCCATAAGCAAGTCAAAATTCACCCAACGCCGAACGAGCGCTATTGGTGGCACATTCAGGGCGGCTCCGAGCTCAGCGCAATCATGACTGACTGCGGGCCGATTGGCGTCTTGATCTGTTATGACAGCGAGTTTCCCGAATTGGCGCGCCACCTGGTTGACCAGGGCGCGAATATCATTTTCGTCCCGTTCTGTACGGATGAGCGCAAGAGTTATTTGCGCGTCCGTTACTGTGCACAGGCGCGCGCGGTCGAAAACCAATGCTACGTCGCGATGGCGGGCAACGTCGGCAACCTGCCCGGCGTTGAGAACATGGACATTCAATACGCGCAAAGTTGCATCCTGACGCCGTGCGACTTTCCCTTTGCGCGCGACGGTATCGCAGCCGACGCGACCCCAAACGTCGAGATGGTTTCCATCGCCGACCTCAACCTGGGCGACCTGTTCGCAGCGCGCAATTCGGGAACCGTGTTAAACCTCAAAGACCGCCGCTTTGATTTATATACAATTAACTGGCGAAAAGTCCCGACCAACCGATCTTGAATGTATGGGTTGAGAAGATAGTATTTTTATATCGCATTGCTCATGCTTCCGATCATAGAGCGGTTGCCAACGTGTAGAATTTTGGCAATCAGTTAATTTCTTCCCGCATTGCATTATGGTTCGGCGTGTTTGACGCAACATCCATCGCTGGGGCGCATAACACTACAATATATATAGCCTGATGAATTAGGCTTGATTGGATCTGTTGAATGGACGGCGGCAAAAATCCGCAATATGAAACGCCCAAAGCGAAGGCCAAACCGCGCAAATGGACGCGGCGGGCGTTTTTATTTTTCCTGGCGGCTGGCGTGTCGTATTTGATCTTTAGACCACAGCGTCCGCCTTTGTTTCAAACCAACAAGCGATTCATCATTCTCGGGTTTGACGGCGTTGATCCGCGCCTGGTCGAACGCTATTGGGACGACCTGCCCAATCTGCAAAAACTCGCCGCGCAAGGGAGCTATTCACACCTTAAGACCAGTACGCCTCCCGAATCTCCCGTTGCGTGGTCGTCGTTCGCCGTCGGCGCCAATCCCGGCAAGCACGGCGTCTATGATTTTTTGCGGCGCCCATCGGGTTCCTATATTCCAACCGAAGAATCGTTCGTAGGCCGAAAGCTGCCGCGTTTTATTTTTGACTCGTTGCCGATCCAAATGCCGAAAGCGATTAACCAGCGCGGCGGCACAGCGTTCTGGGACGTCCTCGGCGATAACGGCGTCCCCACCACGCTTCTCGAAGTGCCCTGCACCTTCCCCCCGCCGAAATTACATTACGGGCACACGCTTTCAGGGCTCGGCGTGCCCGACGTACGCGGGATGCAGGCGTCCTTTCACCACTTTGTCTATCAGCCGGACAGCGGCCAAGAAGCGTTTGAAGAAACCGTGTTCGGCGGCAAAGTCGAAACGCTTAAAAAACAAAGCGACGAATATCACAGCGTGATTTGGGGCCCGTTTGACCCGGTCGTCAACCAAAAAAAGAATGACAAAGAAAAAGAGCGCCTTCTCACCGGCCTGGAATGGACGGAGTGGAAGGTACATCTTTATACGCTGCAAAGCGAACATGCCTCCGAGGAAGGCATCGCGCTCACCCGCGACTTTTTCGGCAAGCGCATTATCCAGTCGTTCTCTCTATTCACCTATTTGCAAGACGCCGAAACGCGGGCGCGCATTGATTCCGTACGCGGCTTCTTTGAAGCAGGTAAACCGTTCGTCAAAGAGAAAGACGCGTCCGCCTCGACCGCTCGCGAGCGAACCTATGAATTGCTGAAAACCTGGGATGAACTCTCGAAAGAGATCGACTCGCTGAGCCGCCCCATCAAAGAACCTGTCACATTTAAAATAGCGGGTGAGGATACGGTTGAAGTAACCGTCCAGGGCAAAACCCAAACAGCGAAACTCAACGAATGGAGCGATTGGTTCTCCGTGTCGTTTGACGTAACGCCCATCATCGCCGTTCACGCCATCTGCCGATTTTATCCGCAACAGTTGGGCAACCAAATCAGCATCTTCATGTCGTCTCCCGATATTGACCCGCGCAACCCCGCCGTGCCGATTTCATCGCCAAAGCGGTTCTCAAAAGATTTGGTGGAATGGACGGGCGGCCTATTTAAAACGCGCGGCTGGGCGGCGGAAACGCACGGCCTCAAAGATGGGCATCTATCAGACGAAGGGTTTCTCGAAGACCTGCTCGACCTGATGGAAAAACGCGAACAGAAAACCTTTGAATCGTTTCGCCGCAACAAGAGCAATGTATTCGTGTCCGTATTCTCAGAGACCGACCGCGTCAGCCACATGTACATGCGCTGCATTGATCCCGGGCATCCACTCTACAACCAGGAAATCGCGGATAAATACGGCGACAGCATCAAAAAAATCTGGGTGCGGATGGATGAAATCGTCGGACGCATGATGAAAGAAATTGAAGACGACCCTGACGCGACCCTGCTGGTCATGTCCGATCACGGCTTTCAATCCTGGCGCTACCAGGTCAACCTCAACACTTGGCTTTGGAAGAACGGCTACATGACATTGAAAGGCGACTCGCCTCTCGGCGGCGTGATGAAGTTAGACGACCTGCTCAAAAAAGATGACAGTTCATTCTTCGCCAATGTCGATTGGCCGAAAACAAAAGCCTATGCGTTAGGACTCGGCCAGGTCTACATCAACCTCAAAGGCCGTGAAGCAGTCGGCGCCGTTGATCCGAAAGATTACCCAGACTTGTGTCGCGAAATTGCAGACCAGTTGGTCCAACTCAAAGACGACCGCCCGGGCCGTGACAACGCCAGCGCCGTCACCGAAGTCAAATTGCGTGATGAAATCTGGCATGGAAGTTACGCCAATGACGCCCACGATTGCCCCGATCTGCAAGTCGGTTTCAACGAAGGCTATCGCGTTTCATGGCAGACCTGCCTCGGCGGTATATCCAATGTCATTATTGAAGACAACCTCGAAAAATGGAGCGGCGACCATTGCAGTTTCGCCTCCGTGCATGTGCCCGGCATGTTCTTCAGCAGCAAAAAAATCAGCGGCGATCAGCCTTCGATTTATGATTTCGCCCCCACCGTGCTAACCCATTACGGCTTGCCCCTCCCCGATGAAATGGAAGGCCGCGACCTGTTCGCGTAAGAGCCAGCCCTCCATTGTCATTGAGACATTTGCGTTCTGACGCTAAAATTGTTCGTTTTGCAGTTGATTTCAGAATTAAAGGAATATATTTATGTCTGTTGTTGTGACAGTTGGATGCCAATGGGGCGATGAAGGCAAAGGCAAGATCATCGACTTTCTGTGCCGCGACGCGGATGTCGTATCCAGACACCAGGGCGGCAATAACGCCGGGCACACGATCTACGTCGAAGGCAAGCAGTACGTCTTTCACTTGATCCCAAGCGGCATACTCAATCCGAAGGCCTTCAACATCGTCGGCAACGGCGTTGTGGTTGACCCGATTAACCTCATCAAAGAACTCGACGGCCTGAACGAACAAGGCATCGAGATCACCCCCGAACGCTTCAAAATCAGCGGACAGGCGCACCTGATCCTCGAATACCACTGCCTGCTTGATCAACTCAACGAAGAGCGCCTGGCGAAAAAAGGCATCGGCACCACCAAACGCGGCATCGGCCCCGCCTATATGGACAAAGCCGCGCGTTGCGGCGTACGCCTGTTTGACTTGTTAGATAAAGACGCGCTCCGTCAGCGCCTGGAAGCGACCGTCCCTCTCAAGAACAAGATTATTCAATCCGTCTACGGCGGCGAGCCAGTCGACCTCGAAGCGATCTATCAATTGCTCCTTGATTGCGGCAAGCGCCTCGCGCCGTACATCTGCGACGCGAGCGAACTGATTGACAACGCTTTGAGTCAAAACAAAAGAATTCTGTGTGAAGGCGCGCAAGGAACCATGCTGGACATTGATTACGGCACCTATCCGTTCCTTACGTCATCCAGCACGACTGCGGGCGGCGTCTGCACCGGCAGCGCGATCCCGCCGCGTAAAATTGATTACGTCTTGGGCATCGCCAAGGCATACACCACCCGCGTGGGTTCGGGGCCGTTTCCCTCAGAACTTTTTGATGAAGAAGCCGACCGCCTGCGCAACGCCGGGCCGGTTGGAGAATTTGGCGCCACCACTGGCAGACCGCGCCGCTGCGGCTGGCTCGATATCCCGCTGCTGCGCTATA encodes:
- the gatC gene encoding Asp-tRNA(Asn)/Glu-tRNA(Gln) amidotransferase subunit GatC, giving the protein MSISSDELKHIALLSRLELTDDEAELYTQHIGEVLDYVEKLNELDVTGVEATSHAVPMQNIMRDDVIEPGLEIDESLKNAAEKEERYFRVPRVTE
- the amaP gene encoding alkaline shock response membrane anchor protein AmaP, coding for MKSFVYSTAAVVFFFMAALGLFLTAWDPEFLLMLSIGIVNSLGNGWGVALGLFVSFSFFALGFYLFSAAIGFEPRLRQHIILSQESGPIGISIDAIEDFIKRKSRTIEGIRELQVQAEMIDGSLQVDLKLVLELNKNIPDFMREFQQRLNRDLSETLGISNVKDVNILIHKIIPRESSNDPILLVPNASGDAKKPTETEEQKKPQLPPTADA
- a CDS encoding Asp23/Gls24 family envelope stress response protein, which produces MIGFFDTELGRVQISPTVVRRFVIREVEKTPIFLFPGTKPGEDVSRKALEKSIRINFVEGNVEITLTLSVEFGARIIKEARELQGRISRAIHLGAGLKAKHVAVNVESVFERKELGEPLLIEHETVGADAVNQ
- a CDS encoding glycosyltransferase family 87 protein; the encoded protein is MNRFGLRSLGWLLCIIGFAAYVQHQMINTVFVESRNDFKHLYIAGYLAWHGGDMYDSEMMFRSANLLLSDDPNTPVAINPFVYPPFFALTLAPMTFLPYDAAWYLFNLFSHVAYLASLALLVRCFRKDPEPETIWWGLLLIFSAAFFPLQRSFWAGQMNTYLLLCLSASAYALHRNKEIQAGFWLGLGAAIKVSPAFLLLFLLYKRKWKGFIAGMILVSASVVVSIAMLGWEVHAEFIHETRQMSYGSSTWANVGQGAQFHIEPHNQAPSAVWYRFLTQSNKSIGIMDAPALAKTMSYLTALLIVSALIMVTRPRRDETQLWEFSLWGVAMLLLPSLMWDHYLVQAMLAFALALRIVFAGRARLIWLLAIAVWLCMVPYNYWLESRSVGWGVFFAAPKLYGLLCLSLFLLVNPFRVEDDDATSDN
- a CDS encoding protein-L-isoaspartate(D-aspartate) O-methyltransferase, producing MKRYELRLIDMLQNQITARGMTTPAILEAMQRAPRHLFVPDELRHAAYEDHPLNLPADRSTISQPYMVAYMADALACEPQHRVLEIGAGSGYQAAVLSYLCAQVYTVERYENLVQNAIQSIQSVQRDNVNFKIGDGLQGWPEHAPFDRIIVTAAAKKPPRALAEQLTMGGLMLIPLGDSQIQTLTRIQRTEDGYKAEALIPCVFVPLVSDQGDLTEIENHDWIEIVE
- a CDS encoding SAM-dependent methyltransferase, whose protein sequence is MTMPISPTQLLFLRSIIDNAIAQQSGPLSIFVNKYNQSLIALFESESPDQDFHCSLPDGNSEFIPREITTDILFDLSDNASFISLDDGSKVVRLTLENNKVSRETLESNTQPLNTARWAVGKSTHLDPNQAAPLLKTIGLMTPDGDVKAPMRKKFKQVNHFIELMAPLLEKPASGGAYHIVDCGCGKSYLGFALVWYIRNVLKRKAAFLGIDISDNVIQQCRSRAQTLGLNEMRFQCASMREADWPKQVDLLTSLHACDTATDEALACGAARHAKRLVAVPCCQHELAEQIESAPHYPITRHGLFKQRFADMLTDMSRSLFLESRGYRVTVGEFVSVEESPKNLMLRAEKKSDSSSQRESEYDSFKSFYGIRPSIDSLYLEQKFALH
- a CDS encoding DUF92 domain-containing protein; protein product: MTKPSETQRQWLHIAACSFALLLPWLNASGAFALAVTAFIHNILLLPRYAPSLFHRNERLTQGIGAYPLMVALLILIFPDRLHIVGCVWGILAFGDGFSNLVGRNLPLVSLPWNPEKSLGGMLAFTLMGTLAGFFFLWWIGPASTIEHLLIIAFIAALFSSLFESVPTPWDDNITVTVVAAVLTALCWPLNFSLYSDPTTLMWLGTAIALNIIIAVIAKMMNWVSGGGAIGGLIIGTLVLVMGGIDFFLLLISFFLLATLATRIGFHEKALMGGAQENQGRRGAKHAAANCAVPLLAAVLFGWFDGADAWLAIFYCGAVATALSDTVSSELGQLFGRNPFMPGSFQLATPGTPGAISIEGTLWGMGAAALFAGLACITQTVSLNALPAVMMGAWIGFFSESYITAKWKEEGIDVSNEWMNTLNTIIGGSVAVAIVFLTQT
- a CDS encoding NAD-dependent deacylase, which codes for MNQIEQAREALRNAHRVFVITGAGVSAESGVPTFRGVGGVWKNIDPYKVATPEAFAEDPAFVWQWYDDRRQNLLNLKPNPAHVALAQLESQVDDFFLLTQNVDDLHEQAGSKSIAHIHGSIWEVRCTREETVQTDRRAPLPELPPRCVTCGALLRPNVVWFGETINLDAVNQAESFLLTGDIDAVIVVGTEALFPYIIHWAQSARSERGPLIEINIGETILSPYADIRLDGEAGKILPNLV
- a CDS encoding carbon-nitrogen hydrolase family protein; translated protein: MKKKPASSTKKTDKSIQLSESTPKLIVRNATLKDVAGIFKLTMKVYSGDMSMTQDMIRGQINNFAEGQFVAVYEDIVVGYCATFRISGKIALKPHTWSEITGGGFASRHDPLGDYLYGMEVCVDQDYRGLRIGQRLYNERKKMCIYLHLNGIVFGGRIPGYLKKRKQFKTPEEYLEAVQAKEVRDLVLNFQLRNGFEILGVLRNYLSVDLESHGYAAHLIWRNPQIDHEAKTPKSSTVLKYTQKVRVACVQYQMRRVKSFEEFKSFVEYFVDVVADYKCDFVLFPEMFTLQLLSLAERQLTPLESIEAMTSYTNPFKEFMNDLAVKYNINIIGGSHPTMTEEEEVQNVSYVFLRDGSIHKQVKIHPTPNERYWWHIQGGSELSAIMTDCGPIGVLICYDSEFPELARHLVDQGANIIFVPFCTDERKSYLRVRYCAQARAVENQCYVAMAGNVGNLPGVENMDIQYAQSCILTPCDFPFARDGIAADATPNVEMVSIADLNLGDLFAARNSGTVLNLKDRRFDLYTINWRKVPTNRS